The Bacteroidota bacterium sequence CACGACGCGGGGTCCCTGCTTGAGCAAGTACGGCAAGTGCCAAAACTGCGAAGCGTACGGTCCTTCGAGGATGCCCGGGTAGTTGGTGCCGAAGACGTAGGTGAGCGGGGTGAACTGCGTGCCGTTGTTGGTGTCGACGCGTGACTTGAGGCAGAAGAAGAGGTCGTCGCCTTGGTTTTCCTGAACAAAGGCATCGATGAGCGCGATCTCGTCGGCGAACAAGGTGCCATCAATAATTTGCGCAAAGGGCGCGTCGAGAGTCAGCGTGTTCAACAGCAGCTCCATCAATTCCAACGAAGAGCACGCCGACGTTTGGAACTGCGGCAACGGCAAGTCGATCTTCTGGTCGATCTCGAGGAAGCGCGGCTGCTAGTCGGTGAGAAGGCGCACGCCCCTGTCAGGTGGCGTGCCGCGGCGGAAGGGGTAGAAGGCAGGACCATCAGCGCGGTGCCGTTCGCCAGAAGAGGTCGTTGTAGTCCGAGGCGCCGAAGCCCGCCCGGACCTGCGTGCCCCCGTAGGGGCTGTAGTAACCGTACGGGCTGGCATACCCGCCGAACGGACTCTGCTGCACCTGGAACTGGATCAGCGAGTTCTCGGTCGGGCGGTACGCGATCTGCGCGTTGCGAATGAAGACCCGGGCCGGCGTGTCCTGCCCGAAGCCAAGCTGCTGCTGCAGGCCGTCCGAGCCGAACGGCGAGTGGGCAACGCCCACGTCGACGCGCGCGGCGAGCCGGTTTGTCGGCTGGAATCGGAGGCTCGTCGTTAGCACGCCGAGGCCGAGGCTCTGGCCGCCGAAGCTCGAGAACGACATCTCGTACGAGTTGCTGATCTTGAAGTGCTCCGGGTTGACGAGCGAGCCGAGCGAGAAGCCCGTCGGGGCCTGGTAGACCGCGACCGGGGCCGCGCCGGTTTGCGGCAGGTCGGCGCGAAGCTGGGCGTGGGCGGGAGCGGCCAGGTAGAGCAGCGCCGCGAGGACGAGGACCGAGGAAGCGTAGCGCATCAGCGAAGCGATGGGGTTTGGGGCATGATAGACCGCACAGCGGGATTTGTCAATAACGAACGCTGCCCGCCGAGGTTCTGGTATTTCTGCCTGCCCCATCGCAGGCGCTACGCGACGGCGGCACCGAGAGCCTGCTCGGCTGCGTCCAGCCCGCCGCTGCGGTCCAGGACGGCTTCGAGGGCGTCGACGCACAGCCGGACGTTCTCGGGCCGGCAGGCGTAGCCCATCAGCCCGATCCGCCACACCTGCCCGGCGAGGGCGCCGAGGCCCGCGCCGATCTCGAGGTCGTACTCGTCGAGCAGCCGGCGGCGCACGGCGGCTTCGTCCACGCCCTCCGGCACGCGGACCATGTTGAGCTGCGGCGTCCGCTCCGCCTCGGGGACGACGTATTCCAGCCCGAGCGCTTCGAGGCCGGCCTTGAGTGCCTCGTGCGTCCGGCGGTGCCGCGCCCACGACGCCTCGATACCCTCCTCGCGCAGCATCAGAAGCGCCTCGTGGAGCGCGTAGACGCTGTTGACCGGCGCCGTGTGGTGGTAGGCCCGCGTCCGCCCTTCGCCCCAGTAGCCGACGACGAGCGAGAGGTCCATGAACCAGCTCTGCACTGGCGTCTCGCGCTGCTGCACGCGCTCGACCACGCGCTCGGAGAACGTCACCGGCGAGAGGCCCGGCACGCACGAGAGGCACTTCTGTGTACCAGAGTAGACCGCGTCGAGGCCCCAGGCGTCGACCTCCAGCGGCGAGCCGGCGAGCGAGGTGACCGTGTCGGCGACGATGAGGCAGGCGTGCTCGCGCCCGATCCGCGCCAGCGTCTCGGCGTCTGAGAGCACCCCGGTCGAGGTCTCGGCGTGGACGAACATCAGCACCTCGGCGTCGGGATGGGCCTGTAGCGCGGCCTCGACTTTCTCTGGCGAGACGGCCCGGCCCCACGCGTCCTCGACGAGCACGACCTCGCCGCCTGCGCGCTCGGCCATCGCCTTCAGCCGCCCGCCGAAGACACCGTTCTGGCACACGACCGCCTTCGTCCCCGGCTCGACGAGGTTGGCGACGCAGCTCTCCATCCCAGTCGTCCCGGGTCCCGAGACGGGCATCGTGAGCGCGTTCTCGGTGCGGAAGGCGTACTGGAGGAGTTGCTTCGTCTCGTCCATCACGTCGATGAAGCGCGGGTCGAGGTGGCCGAGCGTAGGCCGGGCGAGGGCGGCGAGCACGCGGGGAGACACGTCGGACGGGCCAGGCCCCATGAGCGTGCGTTGGGGCGGGACGAAGGACTGGAGTTCCATAGGGCGAGGCGGCTGAAACGGTGCAGGGGCGACGCGGTGCGCCGCCCCCACGGGTGTGATGCCGGAAAGGTAAGACCGGTTTAGTGGAACTGCTCAGTCTCGGTCGAGTCGGCCATGGCACCGGTCGAGGCCTCGCCGCCCGAGATCACGTCGCGCACGGCGTCGAAGTAGCCGGTGCCGACCTCGCGCTGGTGCTTGGTGGCGGTGTAGCCCTCGGCCTCGGCGGCGAACTCGGCCTGCTGGAGGCGCGAGTAGGCGGCCATGCCCTCGGCCTTGTAGCCCTTGGCGAGCTCAAACATCGAGAAGTTGAGCGCGTGGAAGCCGGCGAGTGTGATGAACTGGAACTTGAAGCCCATCGCCCCCAGCTCGCGCTGGAATGTGCCGATCGTGTCGGCGTCGAGGTGCTGTTCCCAGTTGAAGCTCGGGGAGCAGTTGTAGGCGAGCATCTGGTCCGGGTACTCCTTCCTGATGGCCTCGGCGAAGATGCGGGCCTGCGCCAGGTCGGGCTTGCCGGTTTCCATCCAGAGGAGGTCGGCGTA is a genomic window containing:
- a CDS encoding alanine--glyoxylate aminotransferase family protein codes for the protein MELQSFVPPQRTLMGPGPSDVSPRVLAALARPTLGHLDPRFIDVMDETKQLLQYAFRTENALTMPVSGPGTTGMESCVANLVEPGTKAVVCQNGVFGGRLKAMAERAGGEVVLVEDAWGRAVSPEKVEAALQAHPDAEVLMFVHAETSTGVLSDAETLARIGREHACLIVADTVTSLAGSPLEVDAWGLDAVYSGTQKCLSCVPGLSPVTFSERVVERVQQRETPVQSWFMDLSLVVGYWGEGRTRAYHHTAPVNSVYALHEALLMLREEGIEASWARHRRTHEALKAGLEALGLEYVVPEAERTPQLNMVRVPEGVDEAAVRRRLLDEYDLEIGAGLGALAGQVWRIGLMGYACRPENVRLCVDALEAVLDRSGGLDAAEQALGAAVA